One window from the genome of Bacillus weihaiensis encodes:
- a CDS encoding DUF6792 domain-containing protein has translation MNNLELFNTEMLKARIMNLEYDNLIEKEVVSEIKRIYFEETGKELPAEITIYRSDEILKTLKNSNIDSGFDGTVIHLKSNEEKINQSITITRGSELGEKDTWRPIDWSYNIIGIFVGGTDNQYNDARKFDDTVTSIIKKQDSDLPKLEKYGYGHSLGGNTITLLQLLSEGKFLPFKKVYAINDAAPTAYQLYSIDPKFSRYLNFKFKIITEQDIYKIPPDELKAFTEEYYKNKIDESTIHHLTSEEDMLYGASSVRGFLEIGGRDGFLDTDPRFAGIRELVDKIPDKDLRTIQMFLSNYSIAYNKEGFDGFMKSLTGFNPAVVDSALMKWEEFNETVSKIEKSVDGFGKPFAEIKDADSFWDFAKESLTLPFDLVGAKMNLQKELIAGAFQTLANVTTLIGEAVPMIIDMARRIPEIVKAVKLIYQDLDPILQAFVDVGYISQIEKDDIMKNLKEIESSLLAIQSTIEDTLDPTLLLALNSMDFKSQVEKTKEISAAFQKIKSEVEDIEEAFEGLKNINTSFLENFSVSAHAHGLDAVINALVKDKNISYANNDMYMSPTGKGEIKINISSSVRIYQKGLAISEEKETNVRTLKSLFETNFLDDYDERKQKIITKISIMESNPTNYSYLLSQSVWSPPGGYYKLTSINVNEELLPLPASFHQSFSQMIDTIQGEIEKEKMLVKKIRDSIEDLFAEEEKISNMFDYHYGG, from the coding sequence ATGAATAATCTTGAACTCTTTAATACCGAAATGCTTAAAGCGAGAATAATGAATTTAGAGTATGATAATCTTATTGAAAAAGAAGTAGTCAGTGAGATTAAAAGAATTTATTTTGAAGAAACAGGGAAGGAATTACCAGCAGAGATTACAATTTACCGTTCAGATGAAATATTAAAAACTCTTAAAAACTCTAACATTGACAGCGGTTTTGATGGTACAGTGATACATTTAAAGAGTAATGAAGAGAAAATTAATCAATCGATAACTATTACTAGAGGAAGTGAACTTGGTGAGAAGGATACATGGAGACCAATTGATTGGAGTTATAATATAATCGGAATTTTTGTAGGCGGTACTGATAATCAATATAATGATGCTAGGAAGTTCGATGATACAGTTACTAGTATTATTAAAAAACAAGATTCCGACTTACCTAAACTCGAAAAGTATGGTTATGGTCATTCTTTAGGTGGCAATACAATAACTCTCTTACAGTTATTGTCAGAGGGGAAGTTTTTACCTTTTAAAAAAGTCTATGCAATAAATGATGCTGCTCCAACGGCTTATCAACTATACTCAATAGATCCTAAATTTAGTAGATATTTAAATTTTAAATTTAAAATTATTACAGAACAAGACATCTACAAAATCCCACCCGACGAACTAAAAGCCTTCACCGAAGAATATTACAAAAACAAAATAGATGAATCAACAATCCATCATCTTACGTCTGAAGAGGATATGCTTTATGGTGCTAGTAGTGTAAGGGGATTTCTTGAGATTGGTGGACGCGATGGATTTCTGGATACTGACCCACGGTTTGCAGGCATTCGTGAGTTAGTGGATAAAATTCCTGATAAAGATTTGCGTACGATTCAAATGTTTCTTTCGAATTACTCGATAGCATACAATAAAGAGGGTTTTGATGGGTTTATGAAATCTCTAACGGGATTTAATCCGGCTGTTGTTGATTCGGCTCTTATGAAATGGGAGGAGTTTAATGAAACAGTTAGTAAGATTGAGAAATCTGTTGACGGATTTGGGAAACCGTTCGCTGAAATAAAGGATGCTGATTCGTTTTGGGATTTTGCGAAGGAATCCCTCACACTTCCGTTTGATTTAGTTGGAGCGAAGATGAACTTGCAAAAAGAGCTAATAGCTGGGGCCTTTCAGACACTTGCTAATGTAACGACACTTATTGGTGAAGCTGTCCCGATGATTATTGATATGGCTAGAAGAATACCAGAAATCGTCAAAGCCGTGAAACTAATTTATCAAGACCTAGATCCTATTCTTCAAGCATTTGTTGATGTTGGCTATATTTCACAGATTGAAAAAGATGACATTATGAAGAATCTCAAAGAAATAGAATCTAGTTTACTAGCTATCCAATCCACGATAGAAGATACGCTAGATCCAACCCTTCTACTTGCCTTGAATTCAATGGATTTTAAAAGTCAGGTAGAAAAAACAAAAGAAATTTCAGCAGCCTTTCAAAAAATCAAATCTGAAGTAGAGGATATTGAGGAAGCTTTTGAAGGTCTAAAGAATATCAATACTAGTTTTCTTGAAAACTTCAGCGTTAGTGCACATGCACACGGGCTTGATGCTGTCATCAATGCATTGGTTAAGGATAAAAACATAAGCTACGCCAACAACGATATGTACATGTCACCTACTGGCAAAGGCGAAATAAAAATCAACATTTCCTCTTCAGTACGTATTTACCAAAAAGGTCTCGCCATCTCTGAGGAAAAAGAAACCAATGTCCGAACCTTAAAATCATTATTTGAAACGAATTTTCTTGATGATTACGATGAAAGAAAGCAGAAAATTATAACGAAAATCTCAATAATGGAATCAAATCCAACAAACTATTCGTATCTCTTATCTCAATCAGTATGGAGTCCGCCCGGCGGCTACTATAAACTAACGAGCATCAATGTCAATGAAGAGCTTTTACCATTGCCAGCATCCTTTCATCAATCCTTTTCACAAATGATCGACACCATCCAAGGTGAAATCGAAAAAGAGAAAATGCTTGTGAAAAAAATTAGGGATTCCATCGAAGACCTATTTGCAGAGGAAGAAAAAATTTCAAACATGTTTGATTATCACTATGGAGGATGA
- a CDS encoding DNA cytosine methyltransferase: protein MIFLKIEERGRAKYKPAKNYDVADVQNLLLEKITEEQLRLQSVNDAEDFSTINFRSDKLNVVSLFSGCGGLDLGTELAGLDALYGKEEVESQYNIKDSYDRLRTNSIFHTVCTIDMFKEANQSYKNNFPSSVFQIEKDIRKIKNFPMSDMVIGGFPCPGFSEAGPRLIDDERNFLYIHFIRCLLQTKPFFFVAENVKGLLTLGKGEVAKQIIQDFESAGYKVKFQLVNAVDYGAPQNRERVFIVGVRNDIKYKYEFPNPTHGVKNDLLPYKTLKDSIYDLIDDPGEWYEGGFSSMYLSRNRKKTWEDPSFTIQASGRQAPLHPSGESMRKIDKDLWELPGGAEKHRRLSSKEIARIQTFPDWFTFSKGLKTAGSKNSQIDKVYKQIGNAVPVELARVMISPIAKWSIENMDYLIKKRETTHQLVLL from the coding sequence GTGATATTTTTGAAAATTGAAGAACGCGGACGAGCTAAATATAAACCGGCAAAGAATTATGATGTTGCAGATGTGCAAAATCTTCTGCTTGAAAAAATTACTGAGGAGCAATTACGTTTACAATCGGTAAATGATGCTGAAGATTTCTCTACTATTAATTTTCGATCAGATAAATTAAATGTTGTAAGTTTATTCTCAGGATGTGGTGGTCTTGACCTAGGTACTGAGTTAGCAGGATTAGATGCGCTTTATGGTAAAGAAGAAGTTGAATCACAATATAATATTAAAGATTCTTACGATAGATTACGTACAAACAGTATTTTCCATACTGTTTGTACTATTGACATGTTTAAAGAAGCTAATCAGTCATATAAAAATAACTTTCCATCATCAGTATTTCAAATTGAAAAAGACATCCGTAAAATTAAGAACTTTCCAATGAGTGATATGGTAATAGGCGGATTTCCTTGTCCTGGGTTTAGTGAGGCTGGACCTAGATTAATTGATGATGAAAGGAATTTTTTATATATTCATTTTATAAGATGTTTACTTCAAACTAAACCTTTCTTTTTTGTAGCAGAAAACGTCAAAGGACTATTAACGCTTGGAAAAGGAGAAGTAGCAAAACAAATCATACAAGACTTTGAATCTGCAGGTTACAAAGTAAAGTTTCAACTAGTTAATGCAGTCGACTATGGTGCACCACAAAACCGTGAACGTGTTTTTATTGTAGGCGTAAGAAACGATATTAAATACAAATATGAGTTTCCAAACCCAACACATGGTGTGAAAAACGACCTACTACCATATAAAACATTAAAAGACTCTATATATGATTTAATTGATGATCCAGGTGAATGGTATGAAGGTGGTTTTTCCTCTATGTACCTATCTAGAAATAGAAAAAAGACTTGGGAAGACCCAAGTTTTACAATACAAGCTTCTGGAAGACAAGCACCTCTTCATCCTTCAGGTGAATCAATGAGAAAGATTGACAAGGATTTATGGGAATTACCAGGTGGTGCTGAAAAACATAGACGTCTCTCTTCTAAGGAAATAGCCAGAATCCAGACTTTTCCTGATTGGTTTACTTTTTCAAAAGGATTAAAAACTGCTGGTAGTAAAAACAGTCAAATTGATAAAGTATATAAACAGATTGGAAATGCAGTTCCAGTTGAATTAGCTAGAGTGATGATTTCACCTATTGCAAAATGGAGTATAGAAAACATGGATTACTTAATTAAAAAAAGAGAGACAACACACCAACTTGTACTACTGTAA
- a CDS encoding DUF6792 domain-containing protein, whose translation MALKKEFQFLSGQDISKIRPDELKAFTEEYNKNKIDESTIHHLTS comes from the coding sequence ATGGCATTAAAAAAAGAATTTCAATTTCTAAGTGGCCAAGACATCAGTAAAATCCGACCCGACGAACTAAAAGCCTTCACCGAAGAATATAACAAAAATAAAATAGATGAATCAACAATCCATCATCTTACATCTTAA